A genomic region of Caenorhabditis elegans chromosome V contains the following coding sequences:
- the srd-75 gene encoding Serpentine Receptor, class D (Delta) (Predicted): MEPLQTISRVYWTIFFSICLCLHSSMFLLIYYRTSRTIRNLRWFLYPSNTASFVLATVAFILQVRNVNNKISMALLCDGICKFIGPWFCYHCYNLLLTMITVTGLINLHTLCYRTMCLKHFETRKSNRASLKFSLHYLIPMTPLILTYFAPINHADVYMETLNLHPNYNFEPYKNFGGFANSHHFCMNFNTAIYAFNTIYFPIIGNYWKRIAMKILKSSISTASSKSTRVMSELLVKGLNLQVLLPLICYVPISILFCWNKYSGQQIEISQYSIAFFGTLPCFFDPLLQIYFILPYRSAVRRLIFCGCSAQTSVANSSPNRGTILSV, translated from the exons ATGGAACCCCTGCAAACAATTTCTCGAGTCTATTGGACAATATTCTTTTCTATTTGTCTGTGTCTTCACTCTTCAATGTTCCTTTTGATCTACTACCGCACAAGTCGAACCATCAGAAACTTACGGTGGTTTTTATATCCTTCGAACACGGCCTCTTTCGTACTTGCTACAGTTGCTTTTATATTGCAGGTTAG AAATGTCAACAACAAAATCTCAATGGCTCTGCTTTGTGATGGGATTTGCAAGTTCATTGGTCCATGGTTTTGTTATCACTGTTACAATTTGCTTTTA ACTATGATCACTGTAACCGGCCTGATCAATCTACACACGTTGTGTTACCGTACAATGTGTCTAAAGCATTTTGAGACTCGAAAATCTAATCGGGCATCGCTGAAGTTCTCGCTGCATTATTTGATACCGATGACCCCACTT ATTCTCACCTACTTTGCCCCAATAAACCACGCAGATGTCTACATGGAAACCCTGAACCTACACCCAAACTACAACTTTGAACCTTATAAAAATTTCGGTGGATTCGCCAATTcccatcatttttgtatgaatTTCAACACAGCGATTTATGCATTtaatacaatttattttccaataattggCAATTATTGGAAGCGTATTGctatgaaaattctcaaatctAGCATTTCAACGGCATCATCGAAATCGACACGAGTTATGAGTGAACTGTTGGTTAAg GGCCTTAATCTTCAAGTACTCTTACCACTTATCTGCTATGTTCCTATCAGTATACTTTTTTGCTGGAATAAATATTCTGGACAACAAATCGAGATATCACAGTATTCGATCGCGTTTTTCGGCACTCTTCCTTGTTTTTTCGATCCACTGCTCCAAATCTATTTCATACTACCCTATCGGTCTGCGGTCCGGAGATTAATTTTCTGTGGCTGCTCAGCACAAACCAGTGTGGCGAATTCTAGTCCGAATCGGGGAACTATACTTTctgtttaa